The proteins below come from a single Panicum hallii strain FIL2 chromosome 7, PHallii_v3.1, whole genome shotgun sequence genomic window:
- the LOC112900585 gene encoding ribosome biogenesis protein BOP1 homolog — protein MARTRQIARKRTRGPPHPIQHPQEESEQEEPEQPEDLFEFVEVDDDGDDDDHYGYYGGGGWVDTDTKEEPMELPEDHPDAAYDSQEDGAGGGGANPGAAGGDDDEDEDEDPAEPDGGDEDPDEDPDDGPAPAEATDPPPPEPHYEMQIHHLDYAEGPLPALL, from the coding sequence ATGGCCAGGACCAGGCAGATCGCTCGCAAGCGCACCCGTGGGCCGCCTCACCCGATCCAGCATCCTCAGGAGgagtccgagcaggaggaaccCGAGCAGCCAGAGGACTTGTTCGAGTTTGTGGAGGTCGACGATGACGGCGATGATGACGACCACTACGGCTACTACGGAGGaggaggctgggtggacacCGATACcaaggaggagcccatggagctgccTGAGGATCATCCCGACGCCGCATATGACAGCCAGGAGGATGGTGCAGGAGGAGGTGGTGCCAATCCAGGTGCCGCAGGAGgagatgatgatgaagatgaggatGAGGACCCAGCAGAGCCCGATGGTGGTGATGAGGATCCAGATGAGGATCCAGATGATGGTCCAGCGCCAGCTGAGGCTACagacccaccaccacctgagccccaCTACGAGATGCAGATACATCATCTGGACTACGCTGAGGGTCCACTCCCAGCACTACTCTAG